One genomic segment of Danio rerio strain Tuebingen ecotype United States chromosome 11, GRCz12tu, whole genome shotgun sequence includes these proteins:
- the LOC137496689 gene encoding uncharacterized protein isoform X2 — protein sequence MEALELELEEVESQIQSLLVRRSRLREQLLVVPNAKAVSSPKVRGNYNHIIPSTSTPRPSLSRPSAPGARLSQASFTPTPGYHGAWVQPRKVLPRSRGRTSPPVFEISKENRFSPLRESGPDVAIIGDSIVRHVHAASSKGNKVRTFCFPGARVRNISTHIPTILGAAESPGAVVLHVGTNDTGLRQSEILKKDFRSLIETVRRTSPATQIIVSGPLPTYRRGNESVLGSRS from the exons atggaggcgttggagctggagctggaagaagtggagtcccagatccaGTCGCTTCTGGTGAGACGGTCGCGGCTACGGGAACAACTGCTTGTTgtacctaatgctaaggccgtctcatcacctaaggtacgtggaaattacaaccacatcattccctctacctcaaccccgcgtccttctctgtccaggcccagcgcacccggggcacggctcagccaggcgtcgttcacgccgacacccggctaccacggcgcctgggtgcagccgcgcaaggtgcttcccagatctcggggcagaacgtctcctcccgtgttcgagatctccaaggagaaccgcttctcccctctccgcgagtcgggtcccgatgtggccatcatcggtgactcgatcgttcgtcacgtccaTGCCGCttcctcaaaaggtaataaagtacgtactttctgctttcctggtgcccgtgtgagaaatatttctacacatattccaaccatcctgggcgctgccgagagccctggtgccgttgtcctccacgtggggacaaacgacaccgggctccggcagtcggagatcctgaagaaggacttcaggagcctgatcgagacggttcgacgcacctcgcccgccacgcagatcatcgtttctgggccgcttcctacctaccgccgaggaaatgaaag CGTCCTAGGCTCTCGGTCCTGA
- the LOC137496689 gene encoding uncharacterized protein isoform X1: MEALELELEEVESQIQSLLVRRSRLREQLLVVPNAKAVSSPKVRGNYNHIIPSTSTPRPSLSRPSAPGARLSQASFTPTPGYHGAWVQPRKVLPRSRGRTSPPVFEISKENRFSPLRESGPDVAIIGDSIVRHVHAASSKGNKVRTFCFPGARVRNISTHIPTILGAAESPGAVVLHVGTNDTGLRQSEILKKDFRSLIETVRRTSPATQIIVSGPLPTYRRGNERFSRFLALNEWLITWCKEQKLLFANNWNLFWKRPRLSVLTACIPVEPELNSCRTTSPDYFAPFD; this comes from the coding sequence atggaggcgttggagctggagctggaagaagtggagtcccagatccaGTCGCTTCTGGTGAGACGGTCGCGGCTACGGGAACAACTGCTTGTTgtacctaatgctaaggccgtctcatcacctaaggtacgtggaaattacaaccacatcattccctctacctcaaccccgcgtccttctctgtccaggcccagcgcacccggggcacggctcagccaggcgtcgttcacgccgacacccggctaccacggcgcctgggtgcagccgcgcaaggtgcttcccagatctcggggcagaacgtctcctcccgtgttcgagatctccaaggagaaccgcttctcccctctccgcgagtcgggtcccgatgtggccatcatcggtgactcgatcgttcgtcacgtccaTGCCGCttcctcaaaaggtaataaagtacgtactttctgctttcctggtgcccgtgtgagaaatatttctacacatattccaaccatcctgggcgctgccgagagccctggtgccgttgtcctccacgtggggacaaacgacaccgggctccggcagtcggagatcctgaagaaggacttcaggagcctgatcgagacggttcgacgcacctcgcccgccacgcagatcatcgtttctgggccgcttcctacctaccgccgaggaaatgaaaggttcagtagatttttagctctgaatgaatggctaataacatggtgtaaagaacagaaattgctctttgctaataactggaatcttttctggaaGCGTCCTAGGCTCTCGGTCCTGACGGCCTGCatcccagtcgagccggagctgaactcctgtcgaacaacatctccagatta